GACAAAGCAGCCTCGATCATCGAATCGATCATGCAGGTCCGATGAAGACTTTAGCCCCGGCTGCGCCGGCATGACGGGGCTCCGAGAGAGGAGGGAGGAAGGGAGGGGTGTCCGGAAAAAGCCGGACATCCAGAAGGAGATCCGACCATGACGAAGCCCGCAATCCAGTCCGTGAAGCTGGCCAAGCTGCAGCTGTCCGCGATCAACGTCCGCACCCCCAGGAACGATCTGATCGAGCAGCTGGCTGCCGACGTCGACGCACGCGGCATCATCCAGAACCTGATCGTAGCGCCGCTGAAGAAGCCCCGCGGCAGCTTCGCGGTGATCGCAGGCAGCCGCCGCTACCGCGCGCTGATGCTCCTCTCGGAGCGCGGTCAGATCGATCCAGCGCAGTACGACGTGCCGGTACTGGTCATCGAGGCGGATGACGCAGCGCTCTCCGAAACCTCGCTCGCCGAAAACTTCCACCACCTAGCCATGTCGCCGGCGGACGAATGCCGCGCCTTCCAGCACTTCATCGGCGAGAACGGCGATCTCGATGCGGTCGCAAAGCGGTTCGGCGTGACCCGCAAGTTCGTGGAAGGCCGACTGCGCCTAGCCGACCTGGCCGAGCCGATCTTCAACGCCCTCGCTGAGGGCAAGATCACGCTCGACATGGCGAAGGCCTATGCAACCACCCCCAGCCACGATCGCCAGCTGACGGTCTGGAACAGCTACAAGAACTTCAACTACAACTCGGACGCGATCCGGCGCGTCATCCTGAACGAGACGATGAAGTCGACCGAGCCGGTGGCGATCCTCGTCGGTGCCGACCGCTATGTCGCCGCCGGCGGCGTGATCGAGAGCGATCTGTTCAGCGACACCGGCGACAGTTGGGTCAACCGCGAGATCGCCGAGGGGATCGCCGCCAAGATCATGGAAGAAGAAGCGGCTCGCCTCGGCGCAGAGCTGGGCCTGGGCTGGGTGCGGCCGATTGCATCGAGCAGCACCTGGGAGGTTGCCCGCGCGCTCCATCGCGTGACTCTGCCGAGCGAGCCGATAACCGAGGCGCAGCGCGCCCGCATCGACGAGATCGATGCGCGTCTCGGGGCGATCGAGACGGAAATGGAGGACGAGGAGCTCAGCGAGGAGGCATTCAGCGTTCTCGAGACCGAGGCCGAAGCGCTCCAGGAGGAGCGGAACGACCTTCACAATCGGCCGAAGATCTTGCCCGACGAGCTGAAGCCGCGTGTCGGACGCATCCTTTCGCTCAAACAAACCGGCGAGATGCTGCTCGAGGCCGAATATTACAGCGAGACGCCGCTGCGAGTGACGCCGATCGTGGAAGCACCGGAGCGCGGTCAGGGCGATGATGGTGAAGGCGTTGATGACGGAGACCTCAGCGAGGCCGAAGACGGCGATGAGGGCGAAGGCCGGATCACCGGGTGGCAGATCGAGGAAGGCCAGAGCGGCCGCACTGGCGGCGGCATCTCCCCGGGCCCGGTCAAGCCGATCGCGGCGGCGCCCGACGGCAAGGCGCTCAGCCAGGTGCTCTTCGACCAGCTGGCGGTACAGCGGCGCGATGTTCTGGGTGCTGCGCTTCTAGGCAATCCGGCGCTCGCGCTCGACTTCATGCTCTTTGCCATGGTCGACGAACGCGGCTCCTACAGCATGGGTCAGAGCGGCACGACCATCAAGGCGAGCCGCCCCGATGATCCGGTGCGGGGCGATGCCGTGCCGCCGTCGAAGGCGCGCGCCTATATCGACGAGTTCGCCGAGGCCATGGAAGACGGGTGGCGCGACGGCGAGACGAAGGTCGATCGGTTCGAGGCTTTCCGCCTGCTGAGCGACGAGGCCAAGGCGCAGTGGATGGCCTGGGTGGTCGCAACCTCGCTGACCGCCAAGGACTGCTATGGTCTGGCGGATTCCAATCCGCTGCAAAACCGGCTTGCGACCATCCTCGAAGTGGATGTCGCCTCCTGGTGGCGGCCGACGTCGCTCAACTACTTCGATCGCATCTCGAAGGGCGCCATCCTGTCGCTTCTCGATGACGTCGGCGGCCCCGCCCTGTCGGGTCGCCACGCGACGCAGAAGAAGTCGGAAATCTCCGAATCCTGCCAGAACCTGTTCGCCGGAGAAGCGATCATCGAGGCCGAGGTTCGCGAGGTGGTAACGCGCTGGGTGCCGGAGGCGATGCGGTTCACCGAGGCCGCACCGTCGGCGCCCAGCGAGGCCGATGATGACGACGACCTCAGCCTGACGGACGATAGCGGCACCGGTGAAGACCAGCTGAGCATCGACGATGCCGACCAGCTCAGCCTCGGCGCCGAAGACGATCTGGAACTGAACGAGCAGGACCCCGAAGAAGACGGGGCGGGTCTGCCGATCGGCGACGAGGACGATCTGACCAGCGACCGCGAGGCCGAAGACGATTTCGGGGTGAACGACGCCCTCCACGCGGTCGCGGCCGAATAACTTCCAGCCTCCTTCTGGAACCCCTGGCACCGCCGGCGGCAACCCCGTCGGCGGTGCTCTTTTTGGAGGGACATCGACCATGAACAGCATCGCCGAAGAGGTGACGAAGCTTCTGCTGCAGAAGCTCGAGCAAGGGATTGTCCCCTGGAAGCGGCCTTGGTCGCTCACCGGCGAAGGGGGACGCCCGCTGCGGCATGAGGGCACGCCGTACACCGGCATCAACTGCCCGTGGCTTTGGAGCATCGCCGACAGCCGCGGATACAAAAGCCGCTACTGGATGACGAAGCGCCAGGCCGAGGAGCTGGGCGGCCGCGTTCGCAAGGGCGCCGAGGCGACAATCTCGATCTACGCATCGACCTTCCGCAAGCAGGGCAAGTCACTGCTGACGGGCGAGACAACCGCGCAGCTGATCCGCTTCCTGCGCAGCTACCTCGTCTATAACGCCGACGAGATCGACGGCTTGCCGGCGTGGTATTACCCGAGGCCCGTGGCGCCCACGTCGACGGTTCTGTCGCTGCGTCAGGCGGCGATCGACGCCTTCTTCGAGCAGATCCCCTCCGTGGTCCGCTATGGCGGCAGCCAGGCATATTTCTCACCGCTCAGCGATCACATCCAGATGCCGCGGCTCGCGCATTTCGCCTCAGCAGACCTGTTCGCGTCAACGCTCGCGCATGAGCATGTTCACTGGACGGGGGCGCGAACTCGACTTGATCGGACCTTCGGGAAGCGCTTCGGCGACAGGGCATATGCCTTCGAGGAGCTGGTTGCCTGCCTCGGCCAATCCTTTATCTGTGCCGAACTCGGGCTGCCGACCGAGCTTCACGACAACCATGCGAGCTATCTCGGCTCCTGGATCCGTGTCCTGAAGGACGACAAGGCCGCAGTCTTCCTCGCCTCCACCAAGGCTGAGCAGGCGGTCAGATACCTACAAGCATTCGCCTCGGTGACGCCCGTCGCCAAGGCCGCCTGACGGAGGAGCGTCACATGGGTTGGCTAGCAATGAGCCGCATGTCGATGGGGGGGCATGACACCCCCAAGGGCTATTTGGACGCGCAATTCACCTACGAACGCGGCGCCCAGGACGGAAAACGCGGCCTCAAGGTGCTGGCGTCATCCTGCGTGAATAATCGAGTCTGGTACGGCGCCGTCCAGCAGATCGAAAATGGGGTCGCAGGCGACGTTTTCGCCGT
This genomic stretch from Sphingomonas sp. R1 harbors:
- a CDS encoding ParB/RepB/Spo0J family partition protein: MTKPAIQSVKLAKLQLSAINVRTPRNDLIEQLAADVDARGIIQNLIVAPLKKPRGSFAVIAGSRRYRALMLLSERGQIDPAQYDVPVLVIEADDAALSETSLAENFHHLAMSPADECRAFQHFIGENGDLDAVAKRFGVTRKFVEGRLRLADLAEPIFNALAEGKITLDMAKAYATTPSHDRQLTVWNSYKNFNYNSDAIRRVILNETMKSTEPVAILVGADRYVAAGGVIESDLFSDTGDSWVNREIAEGIAAKIMEEEAARLGAELGLGWVRPIASSSTWEVARALHRVTLPSEPITEAQRARIDEIDARLGAIETEMEDEELSEEAFSVLETEAEALQEERNDLHNRPKILPDELKPRVGRILSLKQTGEMLLEAEYYSETPLRVTPIVEAPERGQGDDGEGVDDGDLSEAEDGDEGEGRITGWQIEEGQSGRTGGGISPGPVKPIAAAPDGKALSQVLFDQLAVQRRDVLGAALLGNPALALDFMLFAMVDERGSYSMGQSGTTIKASRPDDPVRGDAVPPSKARAYIDEFAEAMEDGWRDGETKVDRFEAFRLLSDEAKAQWMAWVVATSLTAKDCYGLADSNPLQNRLATILEVDVASWWRPTSLNYFDRISKGAILSLLDDVGGPALSGRHATQKKSEISESCQNLFAGEAIIEAEVREVVTRWVPEAMRFTEAAPSAPSEADDDDDLSLTDDSGTGEDQLSIDDADQLSLGAEDDLELNEQDPEEDGAGLPIGDEDDLTSDREAEDDFGVNDALHAVAAE
- a CDS encoding ArdC family protein: MNSIAEEVTKLLLQKLEQGIVPWKRPWSLTGEGGRPLRHEGTPYTGINCPWLWSIADSRGYKSRYWMTKRQAEELGGRVRKGAEATISIYASTFRKQGKSLLTGETTAQLIRFLRSYLVYNADEIDGLPAWYYPRPVAPTSTVLSLRQAAIDAFFEQIPSVVRYGGSQAYFSPLSDHIQMPRLAHFASADLFASTLAHEHVHWTGARTRLDRTFGKRFGDRAYAFEELVACLGQSFICAELGLPTELHDNHASYLGSWIRVLKDDKAAVFLASTKAEQAVRYLQAFASVTPVAKAA